A genome region from Alicyclobacillus acidocaldarius subsp. acidocaldarius DSM 446 includes the following:
- a CDS encoding EamA family transporter — MYAIMMLCAAAMYGLVSPVLRIAYAAGLDPATATDAQYAIAAVCLWLVALVRHRGKRIDRRQWMLIVLIGLMNALFCYTYYRALAVLPASLAIVFMFQFVWMATLIDAAWHRRWPGPAKWLGLILILGGTVLAVGATGASWKDVPVGAALLGLGAALAYAVNLTVSAHNDPAVSPELRSALVITVAGIAVLSVFPPGTFVHHLVARPSITLFWGFWIALLSQVLPTLFALIAIPHIGGRMAAVLGTLELPVAVVGAWLMNGDHVSPLRWLGVLLILAGMVVSEAMSREKGPAAEAASAQQLGVRWRRGRALKWREAPKR; from the coding sequence TTGTACGCCATCATGATGCTCTGCGCGGCGGCGATGTACGGGCTCGTCTCGCCCGTGTTGCGCATCGCGTACGCGGCTGGGCTCGATCCCGCCACGGCCACCGACGCCCAGTACGCCATCGCGGCAGTGTGCCTCTGGCTCGTCGCGCTCGTTCGGCACCGGGGCAAGCGGATCGATCGCCGCCAGTGGATGCTCATCGTGCTCATCGGCCTCATGAATGCGCTCTTTTGCTACACGTATTACCGGGCGCTCGCCGTACTCCCGGCTTCTCTCGCCATCGTGTTCATGTTCCAGTTCGTGTGGATGGCGACGCTGATCGACGCGGCCTGGCACCGCCGCTGGCCGGGTCCTGCGAAGTGGCTCGGACTCATCCTCATCCTCGGCGGCACCGTGCTCGCGGTTGGCGCAACCGGCGCATCGTGGAAGGACGTGCCCGTGGGCGCCGCCCTGCTCGGCCTCGGCGCCGCGCTCGCCTATGCCGTCAATCTGACCGTCTCCGCGCACAACGATCCCGCCGTCTCTCCCGAGCTCCGCTCCGCACTGGTCATCACCGTCGCCGGCATCGCCGTGCTCTCCGTGTTCCCGCCCGGCACGTTTGTGCATCATCTCGTTGCGCGGCCTTCCATCACCCTCTTCTGGGGCTTTTGGATCGCGCTCTTGAGCCAGGTGCTGCCGACGCTCTTTGCCCTCATCGCCATCCCGCACATCGGGGGGCGCATGGCGGCCGTGCTCGGCACGCTGGAGTTGCCCGTGGCCGTCGTCGGCGCCTGGCTCATGAATGGCGATCACGTCTCACCCCTTCGCTGGCTCGGCGTGCTCCTCATTCTCGCAGGCATGGTGGTGAGTGAGGCGATGAGTAGAGAAAAAGGGCCGGCGGCCGAAGCGGCAAGTGCGCAACAATTGGGTGTGCGTTGGCGCCGCGGTCGAGCCTTGAAGTGGCGAGAGGCGCCAAAGCGCTGA
- a CDS encoding ABC transporter substrate-binding protein — protein sequence MRGAKSWLVGTSAMVVLGVVGCGTGATGTTSVSSGAAPGSEVAVGANGDTLTVITSPKGNFADNFNPFDPSTNDGTYGNIYETLFYFDNLTGKTWDLLGTSYHFTNGGKSVIVQLRTNAKWTDGTPFTANDVVFTFNELKKYPDADTNNVWSVLSGVRALNKHEVEFTFKDVNIPFAQQYVLGGTYIVPQHEWSSLGDPTKVKITWQKAIGTGPFRLIAFSPQQYTFEANGFYYNGVPKVKYVRYPAYTSNQAADLALASGQVDWAGIDIPDIQKTFVAADPAHHHYDFPPGGVVELYPNWNNPLLANLAVRQAISLAINRKAIQQIGETNYSVLPVPTSLIPSQMSWLDPNLPSQDRQFTLNDEKAIEILEKAGFKRNSRGIFEKDGKELSFNLLTVSGWSDWDEDALLIKQELQPVGININVVQQQFNAYFNSINPGVGIKPNYDLALSWTNEGPTPYTIYYDMLDSKGNWNIEQYRNPQVDQALAQFASTTNPAVQRQALYKVERIAAEDLPVIPVFDGELWYEYNDAHFTGWPTKQNMWINPAPYTFQAAAIIMDHLKPVS from the coding sequence ATGCGCGGAGCGAAATCGTGGCTTGTCGGCACCTCTGCGATGGTGGTGCTTGGGGTAGTCGGGTGCGGGACCGGAGCGACCGGAACGACGTCTGTGTCCTCTGGAGCGGCACCGGGCTCAGAAGTGGCGGTGGGAGCAAACGGCGACACCTTGACGGTCATCACAAGCCCGAAGGGGAATTTCGCGGACAACTTTAATCCCTTTGATCCGAGCACGAACGACGGGACGTACGGGAATATCTATGAGACCCTTTTCTATTTCGATAACCTAACAGGGAAGACATGGGATCTCCTTGGGACAAGTTATCATTTTACGAACGGTGGAAAGTCAGTGATCGTTCAGCTCCGCACGAATGCGAAATGGACTGATGGTACTCCGTTCACTGCGAACGATGTGGTTTTCACGTTCAATGAACTCAAGAAATATCCTGACGCGGACACGAACAATGTTTGGTCTGTGCTGTCCGGTGTGCGCGCACTCAACAAGCATGAAGTCGAGTTCACCTTCAAAGACGTCAATATTCCATTCGCGCAGCAATACGTGCTCGGAGGCACGTACATCGTTCCTCAGCACGAATGGAGTTCTCTGGGCGATCCGACGAAGGTAAAAATCACATGGCAGAAGGCGATTGGTACTGGCCCGTTCAGGCTCATCGCATTTTCGCCGCAGCAATACACTTTTGAAGCCAACGGTTTCTACTACAACGGTGTGCCCAAAGTAAAATACGTTCGCTATCCAGCGTACACAAGCAATCAGGCTGCCGACCTGGCGCTCGCGAGCGGCCAGGTGGATTGGGCCGGGATCGACATTCCCGACATTCAAAAGACGTTTGTGGCCGCCGATCCGGCGCATCATCACTACGATTTTCCGCCTGGCGGTGTTGTCGAACTATATCCGAACTGGAATAACCCGCTTCTTGCAAATCTGGCGGTTCGTCAGGCTATCAGCCTGGCCATCAACCGGAAGGCGATTCAGCAAATTGGGGAGACAAATTATTCGGTGCTTCCGGTTCCGACCAGCCTGATTCCTTCGCAGATGTCGTGGCTTGACCCGAACTTGCCAAGCCAGGATCGACAGTTCACCTTGAACGACGAAAAAGCGATTGAAATTCTCGAGAAGGCAGGCTTTAAGAGGAACAGCCGCGGCATTTTCGAAAAGGACGGGAAAGAGCTGTCCTTCAATTTGCTCACGGTGTCTGGATGGAGCGACTGGGACGAAGATGCGCTGCTCATCAAGCAGGAGCTTCAGCCCGTTGGGATCAACATCAATGTCGTCCAACAGCAGTTCAACGCCTATTTCAATTCCATCAATCCGGGCGTCGGTATCAAGCCGAATTACGATCTCGCCTTGTCCTGGACCAATGAGGGTCCGACACCTTATACGATTTACTATGACATGCTCGACTCCAAGGGCAACTGGAATATTGAACAGTATCGAAATCCGCAGGTTGACCAGGCGCTTGCTCAGTTTGCTTCCACGACGAATCCTGCGGTGCAGCGGCAGGCGCTGTATAAGGTCGAGCGGATCGCGGCCGAGGACTTGCCGGTCATCCCCGTTTTCGACGGCGAGCTGTGGTACGAATACAACGACGCGCACTTCACGGGTTGGCCGACGAAGCAAAATATGTGGATTAACCCTGCGCCTTATACGTTCCAGGCGGCTGCAATCATCATGGATCACCTCAAACCGGTGTCCTGA
- the menC gene encoding o-succinylbenzoate synthase, with amino-acid sequence MIQTCVLHRLSLPLKFPMRTAHGHIREKQAILVQLVDADGIEGWSECVALAQPTYTEECTDTAWVMLVHHLVPRFARWLRGAAQGADPRTVCEAFRDVRGNRMSVAALEMAVWDWYAARTGQPLASLLGGGRDRVEVGATLGLPESLDALIRSVDRAVEQGFRRVKLKIAPGRDQALIEAVRLRYPDLAIAADANGSYRPEDAPMLQQLDVYGLQFIEQPLPEDDWFDLADLQDSLRTPICLDESVRSVRELKLAARLGSARVLNVKPGRLGGFGATLRALDVAGEAGMAAWVGGMYETGVGRVHGLIAASLPLMRYATDLGPSDRYFERDVLKEPIAFVEPGVIQVPQCAGVADWVDRDAVRRFSTATWTVDLRTL; translated from the coding sequence ATGATTCAGACTTGCGTTCTGCACCGCCTGTCTCTGCCGCTCAAGTTCCCGATGCGTACAGCCCACGGACATATCCGCGAGAAGCAGGCCATCCTTGTCCAACTCGTCGATGCCGACGGGATCGAGGGGTGGTCCGAATGCGTGGCGCTCGCGCAACCGACCTACACGGAGGAGTGCACGGACACCGCGTGGGTCATGCTCGTCCATCATCTGGTGCCGAGATTCGCCAGATGGCTACGCGGTGCTGCCCAAGGCGCCGATCCGCGCACGGTCTGCGAGGCTTTTCGCGACGTGCGCGGCAATCGAATGAGTGTGGCTGCACTGGAGATGGCGGTCTGGGATTGGTACGCGGCGAGGACCGGGCAACCTCTGGCCAGCCTGCTCGGGGGCGGCCGAGATCGCGTGGAAGTCGGCGCGACGCTCGGGCTGCCGGAATCGCTGGATGCGCTTATCCGCTCCGTCGACAGGGCGGTGGAGCAGGGGTTCCGCAGAGTGAAACTTAAGATTGCGCCGGGGCGGGATCAAGCACTCATCGAGGCGGTCCGCCTGCGTTATCCGGACCTCGCCATTGCGGCGGACGCCAACGGGAGCTATCGCCCAGAAGATGCTCCCATGCTCCAACAGCTCGACGTATACGGTCTGCAATTTATCGAACAGCCGCTGCCAGAAGACGATTGGTTCGATTTGGCCGACCTACAGGACTCGTTGCGAACTCCAATTTGCCTCGATGAAAGCGTCCGCTCCGTGCGAGAGCTGAAGCTCGCGGCTCGGCTCGGCTCGGCTCGCGTGCTAAATGTGAAACCTGGGCGGCTGGGTGGCTTTGGAGCGACGCTGCGGGCTCTTGACGTGGCGGGTGAGGCAGGCATGGCTGCTTGGGTTGGGGGGATGTATGAAACGGGCGTCGGGCGCGTGCACGGGCTAATTGCCGCTTCACTGCCTCTGATGCGGTATGCGACCGATCTCGGTCCGAGTGATCGATACTTCGAACGTGATGTCCTGAAGGAGCCCATTGCGTTCGTCGAACCAGGGGTGATCCAGGTCCCGCAATGCGCCGGCGTGGCGGATTGGGTCGACCGCGACGCCGTGCGCCGGTTTTCGACAGCGACCTGGACGGTTGACCTGAGAACGCTCTGA
- the ftsE gene encoding cell division ATP-binding protein FtsE: MIEMQDVWKEYPNGTQALNGISVRIQKGEFVYIVGPSGAGKSTFIKLMYREERPTRGHIFINGFNIEKLKDRKIPLLRRTIGVVFQDFKLLPKLTAAENVAFALEVIGAPPKYIRKRVREVLEQVGLEDKMNMYPHQLSGGEQQRVAVARSLANNPAVLIADEPTGNLDPETSWDVMRLFQRINDLGTTIVMATHNREIVNTMRKRVIAIENGVIVRDEEKGYYGYDD, encoded by the coding sequence GTGATTGAAATGCAGGACGTCTGGAAGGAGTATCCCAACGGGACCCAGGCCCTGAATGGCATTTCGGTTCGTATTCAGAAGGGCGAGTTCGTGTACATCGTCGGCCCGAGTGGAGCCGGAAAATCGACCTTCATCAAGCTGATGTACCGCGAGGAGCGACCGACGCGCGGACACATCTTCATCAACGGATTTAACATTGAGAAGTTGAAAGATCGCAAAATTCCCCTGTTGCGACGGACCATTGGCGTGGTCTTTCAGGACTTCAAGCTGCTGCCCAAACTGACGGCGGCGGAGAACGTGGCGTTTGCGCTGGAGGTCATCGGCGCGCCGCCTAAGTACATTCGCAAGCGGGTGCGGGAAGTTCTCGAACAAGTGGGTTTGGAAGACAAGATGAACATGTATCCGCATCAGTTGTCGGGCGGCGAGCAGCAGCGAGTGGCCGTCGCGAGGTCGCTCGCGAACAATCCGGCGGTGCTCATCGCGGACGAGCCCACAGGCAATCTGGACCCAGAGACGTCGTGGGACGTGATGCGCCTTTTTCAGCGGATCAACGATCTCGGCACGACCATCGTGATGGCGACGCACAACCGAGAGATTGTCAACACGATGCGCAAGCGCGTCATCGCGATCGAGAACGGCGTGATCGTGCGAGACGAGGAGAAAGGGTATTACGGCTATGATGACTAG
- the ftsX gene encoding permease-like cell division protein FtsX, which produces MTRWLRHVREGCKNVIRNGWMSFAALSAVIVTLAVLGFSLILTFNVEQMSNSVTGQLEFSAFLNVNASEKQGEQVAQEIRALPGVASVQVISKNEGLQQMKQELGQELSDVLNAFKQNPLPIQIVVKPQDPHQIDRLAKEVSEIPGVAAVRDPHKLAAAIFRTLAVVRDIGIVFVVGLVITSMFLISNTIRMTIFHRRREIEIMKLVGATNWFIRWPFIIEGMIIGLIGSVIPVALLVYGYRSLYAKAKGVFSGLAFPLVQASQIEVKLAVILIAMGLLIGMWGGVITVRRFLRV; this is translated from the coding sequence ATGACTAGGTGGCTGCGGCACGTACGCGAGGGGTGTAAGAACGTCATACGCAACGGTTGGATGTCGTTTGCGGCGCTGAGCGCCGTGATCGTGACGCTGGCGGTGCTCGGCTTTTCGCTGATTCTCACCTTCAACGTGGAGCAGATGTCGAACAGCGTCACGGGGCAGCTCGAGTTCAGCGCGTTCTTGAACGTGAATGCGTCGGAGAAGCAGGGTGAGCAGGTGGCGCAGGAGATTCGCGCCCTGCCGGGCGTGGCGTCCGTGCAGGTGATCTCCAAGAACGAAGGGCTTCAGCAAATGAAACAAGAGCTGGGGCAGGAACTGAGCGACGTGCTGAACGCCTTCAAGCAAAACCCGCTCCCGATTCAGATTGTCGTGAAGCCGCAGGATCCGCATCAGATTGACCGACTGGCCAAAGAGGTGAGCGAGATCCCGGGGGTCGCGGCCGTGCGGGATCCGCACAAGCTCGCGGCCGCCATCTTCCGCACTTTGGCCGTCGTGAGGGATATTGGCATCGTGTTCGTGGTGGGGCTCGTCATTACGTCGATGTTCCTCATCTCGAACACCATCCGCATGACCATCTTTCACCGCCGCAGAGAGATCGAGATCATGAAGCTGGTCGGCGCGACCAACTGGTTCATCCGCTGGCCGTTCATCATCGAGGGCATGATCATCGGGCTCATCGGGAGCGTGATCCCGGTTGCGCTTCTCGTGTACGGCTACCGTTCGCTCTACGCGAAGGCGAAGGGCGTGTTCAGCGGGTTGGCATTTCCGCTTGTCCAGGCGAGTCAGATCGAGGTCAAGCTTGCGGTGATTCTGATCGCCATGGGACTTTTGATCGGCATGTGGGGAGGCGTCATCACCGTCCGGCGCTTTCTCCGCGTGTAG
- a CDS encoding PDZ domain-containing protein gives MHVTANGWWALVGLLLLSFVLNPYHYLATGFVIWDLLRNVRRERVWFGVRVTRIGKTLLLRYGRAVVVGLAASFALLAAGAQVTISSALYVFMVSIVLGVIRSRMAAAPIAISVSVLLSSLARAYHGAVPAGLLPVWRAIVEMPQADWLAIAAAAALSEAVLGLWGTRDAILPALVTSRRGRRMGAMKLQFGYVVPVVVWITPLAHSELVFVSGWHPWHVPFGLPLECFAVPLALGWHALLTSLRVERVLRYLRWLDLLRGAILAAGFVGACMWRQQSALYAAAAGIAVTELFRLAVRRMDRTLEPQFAPDGQGLRVLYVIRGSLAERLGIRPGELITHVNQAPVRTEYDFHFALEQNPAYARFQITDARGEPRLVSSPVFEGERHDLGLIFVLPGEEPALRLKRPFGFLETLYLRVPGGVRRDDTSRS, from the coding sequence ATGCATGTGACGGCGAATGGCTGGTGGGCGCTCGTTGGCCTGTTGCTGCTGAGCTTTGTGCTGAACCCTTATCACTACTTGGCGACAGGCTTCGTCATTTGGGACCTGCTGAGAAACGTGCGCCGAGAACGCGTTTGGTTCGGCGTGCGCGTCACGCGAATCGGGAAGACACTCCTCCTCCGCTACGGCAGGGCGGTTGTCGTGGGCCTCGCAGCAAGCTTTGCGTTGCTTGCGGCCGGGGCCCAGGTGACGATCTCGTCCGCACTGTACGTGTTCATGGTGTCGATTGTGCTCGGCGTGATCCGATCACGGATGGCCGCGGCGCCCATCGCCATCTCGGTCTCCGTTCTGCTTTCCTCGCTGGCGCGCGCCTACCACGGCGCTGTGCCAGCGGGACTTCTGCCTGTCTGGCGGGCCATCGTGGAGATGCCGCAAGCGGATTGGCTGGCCATCGCTGCCGCAGCCGCGCTGTCCGAGGCCGTGCTTGGCCTGTGGGGGACGCGCGACGCCATCCTGCCGGCGCTCGTCACCTCTCGGCGAGGCCGGCGGATGGGCGCGATGAAGCTTCAGTTCGGTTATGTCGTCCCCGTGGTCGTGTGGATCACGCCGCTCGCGCACTCGGAGCTGGTGTTCGTCTCGGGCTGGCATCCTTGGCACGTGCCTTTCGGCCTGCCGCTCGAGTGTTTCGCCGTTCCGCTCGCCCTCGGATGGCACGCTCTGCTGACTTCTCTGCGCGTGGAACGCGTGCTGCGCTACCTGCGTTGGCTCGACTTGCTTCGGGGTGCGATATTGGCAGCCGGGTTCGTGGGCGCCTGCATGTGGCGTCAGCAGTCTGCGCTCTACGCGGCGGCGGCCGGGATCGCCGTGACCGAACTGTTTCGACTGGCCGTACGGCGAATGGATCGGACCCTAGAGCCTCAGTTTGCCCCGGACGGCCAGGGGCTTCGCGTGCTATACGTAATCCGCGGGTCGCTCGCAGAGCGGCTCGGCATTCGGCCGGGAGAACTCATCACGCACGTCAATCAAGCGCCCGTTCGCACGGAATACGACTTTCACTTTGCGCTTGAACAAAACCCGGCGTATGCGCGCTTTCAGATCACGGACGCTCGCGGCGAACCTCGGCTGGTATCAAGCCCCGTGTTTGAAGGAGAGCGCCACGATCTCGGCCTCATCTTCGTCCTACCAGGGGAAGAGCCCGCGCTTCGCTTGAAACGCCCGTTCGGCTTTCTCGAGACGCTGTATCTGCGCGTACCAGGCGGTGTGAGGCGCGATGACACATCTCGCTCGTAG
- a CDS encoding flagellar motor protein: protein MDLATVLGLLLGIGGLLGGYILDKGNIAALIQPSAMMIVFGGTLGATMLSSSLKVFLSLPKYLRIAFFAPKRDPRAQIDQLVDLAVMARREGILALEDHVNSFDDAFMRNGVRLIVDGIDPELVKDMLQTELAHIEERHEVGINMFEAAGGFAPTMGIIGTVMGLVHVLGSLSDVSSLGPEIATAFIATLYGVASANIFWLPVANKLRARSQEEMLEREMTLEGILSIQAGENPNVLRQKLLSFLAASDRVEKKAGVQSGAAQEA from the coding sequence ATGGACCTTGCAACGGTACTCGGCTTGCTGCTCGGCATTGGCGGTCTTCTCGGGGGGTACATCCTCGACAAGGGCAACATCGCCGCCCTGATCCAGCCTTCGGCCATGATGATCGTCTTTGGTGGCACGCTCGGCGCGACGATGCTGTCGAGCTCCCTGAAAGTGTTCCTGTCCCTGCCGAAGTACCTGCGGATCGCCTTCTTCGCACCCAAGCGAGATCCACGCGCGCAGATCGACCAGTTGGTCGATCTCGCCGTCATGGCCCGCCGGGAAGGCATTCTCGCGCTGGAGGACCACGTCAACTCGTTCGATGATGCGTTCATGCGGAACGGCGTCCGGCTGATCGTGGACGGGATCGATCCGGAATTGGTCAAGGACATGCTGCAGACGGAGCTCGCCCACATTGAAGAGCGTCATGAGGTCGGGATCAACATGTTCGAGGCAGCGGGCGGATTTGCGCCGACCATGGGAATCATCGGCACGGTGATGGGGCTCGTGCACGTGCTCGGTAGCCTGAGCGACGTGAGTTCGCTGGGGCCGGAGATCGCGACGGCATTCATCGCGACCCTGTACGGCGTCGCGAGCGCGAACATCTTTTGGCTCCCCGTCGCCAACAAACTGCGGGCGCGATCGCAGGAGGAGATGCTCGAGCGCGAGATGACGCTCGAAGGCATTCTGTCCATCCAGGCCGGCGAGAATCCGAACGTATTGAGGCAAAAGCTTCTCTCGTTCCTGGCGGCGTCCGATCGCGTCGAGAAGAAGGCGGGGGTTCAGAGTGGAGCGGCGCAAGAAGCCTAA
- a CDS encoding flagellar motor protein MotB, whose amino-acid sequence MERRKKPKHKQNHERWLVTYSDLITLLLVFFVVMFAMSTIDKTRFATLAESLYQALHPGQQIPLNMGTTALLESGDQNNGQQFPDNLQNPNNPSNATTQNQQSNEDLTDAKQLDLLYREIQQYIASHHLSGEVQVIDEARGVQITMRDVALFNTGQAVLLPKAKAIIEGLIPFFKQISNDIVVEGYTDTQPINTPIYPSNWELSAARAMSVVRFLADHGINPTRLAGMGYGQYHPVASNATPAGRQANRRVNIVILRKIYAPGTAPALPTN is encoded by the coding sequence GTGGAGCGGCGCAAGAAGCCTAAGCACAAACAAAATCACGAGCGGTGGCTGGTGACGTACTCCGATCTCATCACCCTGCTTCTCGTGTTTTTCGTCGTGATGTTCGCCATGTCGACCATCGACAAGACCCGCTTCGCGACGCTGGCCGAGTCGCTCTATCAGGCGCTTCATCCCGGCCAGCAGATCCCGCTCAACATGGGCACCACGGCGCTCCTGGAAAGCGGCGATCAAAACAACGGTCAGCAGTTCCCCGACAACCTGCAGAACCCAAACAACCCGTCCAACGCGACGACGCAGAACCAGCAGTCGAACGAGGACCTTACCGACGCGAAGCAACTGGACCTATTGTATCGAGAAATTCAGCAGTATATCGCCAGCCATCACCTGTCGGGCGAAGTTCAGGTCATCGACGAGGCACGCGGTGTGCAGATCACGATGCGCGATGTGGCGCTCTTCAACACAGGCCAGGCCGTGCTACTGCCCAAAGCCAAGGCCATTATCGAGGGGCTGATTCCCTTCTTTAAACAAATCTCGAACGACATCGTCGTGGAAGGCTACACCGACACGCAGCCCATCAACACACCCATCTACCCGTCCAACTGGGAGCTGTCCGCCGCGCGCGCCATGAGCGTCGTGCGCTTCTTGGCCGATCACGGCATCAACCCCACGCGCCTGGCCGGCATGGGCTACGGCCAGTATCATCCGGTGGCGTCCAACGCCACGCCGGCAGGCCGCCAGGCCAATCGCCGCGTGAACATTGTCATCCTGCGCAAGATTTACGCGCCGGGCACCGCTCCCGCCCTCCCCACCAACTGA
- the uvrB gene encoding excinuclease ABC subunit UvrB, whose amino-acid sequence MSQLPGKFELVTDMKPQGDQPQAIEALVDGVYSGLRHQTLLGVTGSGKTFTMANIIAEVNRPTLVIAHNKTLAAQLAAEFRAFFPNNAVEYFVSYYDYYQPEAYIPSTDTYIEKDAKINDEIDKLRHSATAAILERNDVLVVASVSAIYGLGNPEEYRHHVLSLRVGAVMDRNQMLRKLVDMQYTRNDINFTRGTFRVRGDVVEIFPASRDENAIRVELFGDEIDRISEINVLTGEVVARRSHFSVFPASHYVTSRERLERAIERIRAELEERLAELRAQGKLLEAQRLEQRTHYDIEMMLEMGFCSGIENYSRHLEGREAGEPPYTLLDYFPPGFLTFIDESHVTIPQLRGMYNGDRSRKLTLIEHGFRLPSAADNRPLKFEEFERAVGQCIYVSATPGPYEQQHQQRIVEQIIRPTGLVDPEIHVRPVKGQIDDLVGEIRERIRRDERVLVTTLTKKMAEDLTDYLKELGIKVRYLHSDIKTIERMVILRDLRRGVFDVLVGINLLREGLDLPEVSLVAILDTDKEGFLRSHTSLIQTIGRAARNANGTVIMYADTITESMRIAIEETERRRQKQIAYNREHGITPQTVRKAVRDVIESTKVAESEEDYVAVAEKAQKLSGRERKELIAKLEQEMKAAAKALKFERAAELRDMIMELMDAS is encoded by the coding sequence ATGTCCCAATTACCTGGCAAGTTCGAGCTTGTGACGGACATGAAACCTCAGGGCGATCAGCCTCAGGCCATTGAGGCGCTCGTCGATGGGGTGTACAGCGGCCTCCGTCACCAGACGTTGCTTGGCGTGACGGGATCGGGGAAGACGTTTACCATGGCCAACATCATCGCGGAGGTCAACCGCCCGACGCTGGTCATTGCGCACAACAAGACGCTCGCCGCGCAGTTGGCGGCAGAGTTTCGCGCATTCTTTCCCAACAACGCGGTGGAGTATTTCGTCAGCTACTACGATTACTATCAGCCGGAGGCGTACATTCCGTCGACGGACACGTATATCGAGAAAGACGCGAAGATCAACGACGAGATCGACAAACTGCGCCACTCCGCGACGGCGGCCATTCTGGAGCGGAACGACGTGCTGGTGGTCGCGAGCGTATCCGCCATCTACGGCCTCGGCAATCCTGAGGAGTATCGGCATCACGTGCTTTCGCTGCGGGTGGGTGCCGTGATGGACCGCAACCAGATGCTTCGCAAGCTGGTGGATATGCAATATACCCGCAACGACATCAACTTCACGCGGGGTACGTTCAGGGTGCGGGGGGACGTCGTCGAAATTTTCCCGGCATCCCGCGACGAGAATGCCATTCGCGTCGAATTGTTTGGGGACGAGATCGACCGAATCTCGGAGATCAACGTGCTGACCGGCGAAGTGGTGGCGCGAAGGTCGCACTTCAGCGTGTTTCCCGCGTCGCACTATGTCACGTCGCGCGAGCGGTTGGAGAGGGCCATCGAGCGAATTCGCGCGGAGTTGGAGGAGCGGCTCGCGGAACTGCGCGCTCAGGGCAAGCTGCTGGAGGCGCAGCGACTCGAGCAGCGGACCCATTACGACATTGAAATGATGCTCGAGATGGGATTTTGCTCCGGAATCGAGAACTATTCGCGGCACCTCGAGGGCCGCGAAGCCGGAGAGCCTCCGTACACGCTGCTCGATTACTTTCCTCCGGGCTTTCTCACGTTCATCGACGAGTCTCACGTCACCATCCCGCAGCTGCGAGGCATGTACAACGGCGACCGAAGCCGCAAGCTGACGCTGATCGAGCACGGGTTCCGGCTGCCTTCGGCCGCAGACAACCGGCCGCTCAAGTTCGAGGAGTTCGAGCGGGCCGTGGGGCAGTGCATCTACGTCAGCGCCACGCCCGGGCCTTACGAGCAGCAGCATCAGCAGCGCATCGTCGAGCAGATCATCCGCCCGACAGGGCTTGTGGATCCGGAGATCCACGTGCGGCCCGTCAAGGGGCAGATTGACGATCTCGTCGGCGAGATCCGCGAGCGCATCCGGCGTGACGAGCGCGTCCTCGTGACCACGCTGACGAAGAAGATGGCGGAGGACCTGACCGATTATCTGAAAGAGCTCGGCATCAAGGTCCGCTACCTTCATTCGGACATCAAGACCATCGAGCGCATGGTGATTTTGCGCGACCTCCGGCGCGGCGTGTTCGACGTGCTGGTGGGGATCAACCTCCTGCGAGAGGGGCTGGATCTGCCGGAGGTCTCGCTGGTCGCGATCCTGGACACGGATAAGGAAGGCTTTCTCCGGTCGCACACGTCGCTCATTCAGACCATCGGCCGCGCGGCACGAAACGCGAACGGCACGGTCATCATGTACGCCGACACCATCACCGAGTCGATGCGCATCGCCATCGAGGAGACGGAGCGCAGGCGGCAAAAGCAGATCGCGTACAACCGAGAACACGGCATCACGCCGCAGACCGTTCGCAAGGCGGTACGGGACGTGATTGAGTCCACCAAGGTGGCGGAGTCGGAAGAGGATTACGTGGCCGTGGCGGAGAAGGCGCAAAAGCTGTCGGGCCGCGAGCGCAAGGAGCTCATCGCGAAGCTGGAGCAGGAGATGAAGGCGGCCGCAAAAGCTTTGAAGTTCGAGCGCGCCGCGGAGCTGCGGGACATGATCATGGAACTCATGG